In the genome of Candidatus Kinetoplastibacterium desouzaii TCC079E, the window AAAAAAGTTATTTGTTATTTTTTTATTTGTTATTTCTTAGTGAGGCTCTAGATGAGCACGAAAATAGAATCTGAATTTCAAGGACACTTAAAAAAAACAGGTGTTTTAAAAGCCTCGAATTTACAAAAGAGTTACAATAAAAGGCTTATAGTACAAAATGTTTCCTTAAAATTAAATAGCGGAGAAATTATAGGACTACTTGGCCCAAATGGAGCTGGTAAAACTACATGTTTCTATATGATTTTAGGTCTAATACAAACAGAACTAGGCTCAATACTTATTGATGATATAGATATAACAAAATTGCCTATATATAAAAGAGCAAGAATGGGATTATCTTACTTACCACAGGATATATCAGTATTTAGAGAACTAACAGTCGAAGAAAATATTAGAGCTATAGTAGAAATAACAGAAACAACACAGCGCATTATTTCTAACAGTGACATAAAAAGAATCACAGAGATTCTACTTGAAGAACTAGACATTATACATGTAAGAAACAATATGGCAATTTCCCTATCTGGAGGAGAAAGACGTCGCCTAGAAATTGCAAGAACTTTAGCTACATACCCAAAATTTATATTATTAGACGAACCTTTTGCTGGAGTTGATCCAATTGCTGTTATTGAATTACAAAAAATAATAACATCTCTAAAAAAACTAGGTATTGGCATACTAATTACAGATCATAACGTTCGTGAAACTTTAGGCATATGTGATAGAGCTTACATAATAAATGATGGTAAAGTTCTAGCAGAAGGAAACCCTGATGAAATTATTCTGAACCAAGATGTAAGAAAAATTTATCTTGGTGAACATTTTAGCTTATAGTTTTTATACTGAATTAATTTTATATTTTTAGAAGAAAACTCATGAATATAAAAATATACAATATTAAGCATATAATAAAATAAACGACTTAGGATAATAGAATGTTTTCATAACTTTGATAAATTATTATTTACTATTTATACATAAAAAATACTAAGCATATTAAATAAAAATATTAAAAATAAAAGATTAAATATTACATTTAAAAATATATGAAATATATCTTTATTCAACTATTAAGTTAACTTTTGAAAAACCAAGAGAATTCTATACAGACACAAGAAAAAATAAATACAATACTTAGACAATAAATACCTAAAATAACAAATTAACTATTTTTTCAACATGAATTCAAATTTCTTATTTAATGCACTGCCAATTGACAACATATTACTAGAGATGTCAGCAACAAGTAAAAAAAGAGCATTTGAAAATATAAGTTTATTTTTTGAAAGAAAGCATGATATCTCAAGCTCTGCTGTATTTAAAAGCCTACTAGCCAGAGAAAAAATAGGCTCTACCTATATAGGAAATAACTTAGCTATTCCACACGGATATGTTTATGATCTAAAAAAAACCATAGCTGCTTTTGTAAGACTAAATCGACCAATTATATTCTATAACCAAAATAGACAACTAGTTAATACTCTTATGTTTTTCTTGGTTCCATTAAATCAGGCAGAAGAACATATAAAAATATTGACCAAGCTAACTAGCAATCTATTAGATAAGACAACAAATAAAATACTACAAACAGAAGATAAAAAAATAATTTATAACACCATTATAAAACAAAAATTATAAACACAAATGACATTGAAATAAAAATGATAACAATACAAAATATAATTCTAGAAAATAGTAACGAAATTGAATTTAATTGGGTGACAGGGCAGGAATCATCTAATAAACCAATATTTTCTGACAACAAAGAATCAGCAGTAAACCTAGTAGGACACTTAAATTTAATTCACCCAGGAAGAATACAAGTAATAGGAAATGAAGAACTAGAGTATTACAATAGATTGAGCGCTGCTGGAAGAATGTATAATGTCAAAGAACTAATCACAGGAAATGTTCCTGCAATTTTAGTAGCAAATAACCTTACTATCCCAGAAGACTTAATAGAAAAATGCTCTCATTACAATATTCCACTATTATCAACAAAAATAGATGCCGCTCAATTAATCGACCTACTTAGATCTTACATAGGTAAAAAACTAGCTCCAACAGAAATAATACACGGAGTGTTCTTAGATGTGTTTGGAATAGGAGTCCTTATTATAGGAGAGTCCGGCCTAGGGAAAAGTGAATTGGCTCTTGAATTAATATCCAGAGGTCATGGCTTAATAGCTGATGATGCAGTTGAATTATTCCAAGTATCACCAAATGTAATAGAAGGTAAATGCCCTCCTCTATTACAGAATTTGCTAGAAGTTCGTGGTTTAGGGTTATTAGATATAAAAACCATTTATGGGGAAATTGCAGTTCGTAGAAAAATGAGATTGAAACTAATAGTACATCTACTAAGAACAGTTATAAATGATAACTATGAACGCTTACCTCTCCAATATGATATTGCTCAAGATATTTTAGGGGTTCCAGTAAGAAAAGTAATGATACAGGTTGCTGCAGGTAGAAACTTAGCAGTAATAGTAGAAGCTGCAGTTCGTAATATGATACTTAAAATGAGAGGCATAGACACATTAGAAGATTTTATGGAAAGACAAGCTATAGCAATATTGCACAATCAATCTTAGAAAATAATAATATACTTAAGTCATTATTCTCTTCAAAGTAAAAAACTTGATCATAACTACAACTTACTTCTATAACACTCTAATGACAGTAATATTTTTTTACGCCATAAGCCACTAGAGAACCCTCTTAAAGTTTTATTACTGCCTATTACTCTGTGACAAGGAACAAATATCAGTATAGGATTACTAGCAATTGCTGTTCCTACGGCTCTGTAAGCATTACTATTTCCTACATCAATTGCAATATCAGAATAACTCCTAGTTTCTCCAAAAGGTATTTTAATTAAACTATTCCATACTTTTTTCTGAAAACAAGTACCCTCAAAGAACAATGGAAGATCAAAACTTATTCTATCACCACAAAACCATTGTTTTAACTCTAAAGAGGCTTTTTGTAAAATATCTAACTTATTATTTTTAATAACCAAATTATTTAAAGAATCATTATTCTTTTCTAAGAAAAATACTGACACTATAAACTTACTAGAAGATATAATTCTTAATGGCCCTAAAGGGGTAAATTCATCAATATAAAATAGGTCCTTCATATTATGTTGTAACCTTTGAAACAAATAATAAAGAACGCTGATATAATTTACTGCGAGAAACACCTGTAATTTTAGCTGCAATCTTCACAGATTGACTTATTGATAAACCCTCTGATAACAAAGATTTTATTAGTTCGTCCCCATGCTCAAGATCACTATCTACATCACCATCATCATTATTAGGATGTAAAATAATTACAAATTCACCTTTAACGTAAAAAGAATTAGAGATCCATTGATGATAATTTTTTAATTGAAAAGTTTGGATATCTTCAAATTTTTTTGTAAGTTCTCTTGCTATAGTAACAAACCTCAATGGTCCAAAAACTTCTAAAAAATCTTGCAAGCTATTTAATATTCTATGTGGGGATTCAAACATAATAATAGGGACTTTAGTACTGATCCAAGAACTAAATACATGTACTCTTTGCAAATGTTTGGTTGGAATAAACCCAACAAAAGAATAACCAGTATCTTTAGAACAAACTATTCCAGCACCCATCAATGCAGCAATAACAGCACTAGGACCAGGTATTGGAACCACGCTATAACCACAAGACTTAACTTCACTAATAACACCTACTCCTGGATCACTTATAACTGGCGATCCAGCATCAGAAATAATCGCAACTCTATTACCCATCTCTAAATACTCGCATATTTTATTCGCAGCGCTCTTCTCAGTATGCTTATGAGCTAAGATAAATGGTTTCTTAATCCCATAATAATTTAACAAAATACTACTAACTCTTTTATCTTCAACAGCTATAAAATCAACCATGCTCAGAACATATAAAGCTCTAAGACTAACATCTCCTAAATTACCTATAGGTGTAGATACTACATACAATGATGATTCTGGCCAATTCTGAGACTCTATTTGTTTTAATGAATTAAATATATTATCAACAGAAATACCAGATATTTGTCTGTCTTTAACCATAAAAAAACCAACTTTAAAGATAATAAAATAACTATATGTTAAGCTAGATACTTGAGAAATCAAATTATTTATAAATTAAACATAACTTTATAGAAAAATAAAATGATTACAACCAAATACAAAAGAAGTATAAGTGTTTTTTATAGATTTGCTGTGTTGTTAACTACTATATGCTGTCTGTCATCTTGTAGCCTAATTCCAATAGTTGTCGGCGGAACAGCTATTACAACTATTTCAGTAGCTACTGATCCAAGAAATGTCCTATCTCAAATAGACGATTACACCTTAGGATTAAAAATAAGGAATGAAATAAACAAAACATTAAAAAGACATAAATCTAAAGATTTTAGTATAAATGTTAATTCATATAATAAAAAAGTATTAATTACAGGGTATGTAAACAAAATATCTGATATAGCAATGGTAAATAAAATAACTTCCTCTATAACAGGGAATTTTATTATAATAAACCAATTACAGATTAGAAATATACCAACTATTTACGACAAATCTAAAGAAAAAATAATATTATCAAAAATTAAAACATCCTTCCTAAGAGACAAAAATATCCCCACCAATTCAATCTCCGTAGTTGTTGATCAAAAGAAAGTATTCTTAATGGGTATTGTAACTAAATCTGAAGGTGCTAAAGCAGCACAAATAACAGCAAACACCAAAGGAGTAGACCACGTAATAAAGTTATTCGAATATATAGAAAACAATAAGTAAAGTATATTAAGATTAACTAAAAATATTTAGCTAAAAATGTTTTAATATAAATATATATAATCAATATTTATAAAAATAAACTTGTTTGCAATTTAGCATTCAATTTTGAATATGTTAATTGGTATAGATAATTTAAATCCACCAAAATTACTACCAAGTGCAAATACAACCTTAAAACCCCAATAATATTATCCAGTAACAAATTATGAGCCACACTCCTACAAATAACACAACAATCAAAATATCCTCATCAATAAAAGCTGATATCCTATCTGAAGCCCTACCATATATTAGAAAATTTCACGGGAAAACCATAGTAGTTAAATATGGCGGAAATGCAATGACAGATACAAATCTACAGCGTAGTGTTGCAAATGATCTTGTTCTTTTAAAATTAGTTGGTTTAAAACCTGTAGTTGTACATGGTGGTGGACCTCAAATTAATGAAGCTCTTAACAAGGTTGGGAAACAAGGAACATTTATACAAGGAATGCGTATTACAGATTCTGAAACTATGGAAGTAGTTGAATGGGTATTGGGCGGACAAGTACAACAAGATATAGTTATGATGATTAATGAATTTGGCGGAAAAGCTGTTGGTTTAACAGGTAAAGATGGTTCATTGATCCAAGCTAAAAAGAAAATGATTCCTAGTAACGATAATCCTAATGAACTAATAGATATAGGTTTTGTTGGTGATGTCGTCAGAATAGATACTTCAGTGGTTAGAGCTCTCCAAAATGATCAATTTATCCCAATAATATCACCTATTGGTTATGGAGAAGATGGTAGGTCATATAATATAAATGCAGATCTTGTTGCCGGTAAATTAGCTGAAACATTACAAGCAGAAAAATTAATTATGATGACAAATACTCCTGGAGTTTTAGATAAAAAAGGCAAACTCATAAGAACACTATCATCGACAGAAATACAAGATTTATTTAACGATGGTACTATTTCTGGTGGAATGATACCAAAAATATCCTCTTCTTTAGAAGCAACTAGGAATGGTGTTAATTCTGTCCATATAGTAGATGGGAGAGTCCCTCACTGTTTGCTATTAGAATTGTTAACCGACCAAGGAGTGGGAACAATGATTTCATAAGAACTATACTGAATGTTATTATTAACTTGTATTATAAAAAACACCATATATATTTTGATTAATATCAATTAAAAGTCTAAAATATTGATATTTCTGTGTAATAAGTAATAAAATTAATTCTGTGTACATTTGATTTCTTTTTAAAATAAGCTGATCTGGAGAATAAATTATGACTAAGTCAAAAGCAATTCCTCCCATCACAGCAAATAAAACTAAACTTCCCATTGGTTTGCTGATGGGAATATTTGCTCTTGTTGGGGTTCTTTTAATGCCACTATCTAGCGATCTGCCTATAGCTGGCCATCGCATGTTAGCTATATTAGCTTTCGCTGTTGTTGTATGGGTTACAGAAGCTGTTTCATATGAAGCAAGTGCCATAATGATTACAGTTTTAATGGCTTTTTTAATAGGAACAGCTCCTAATGTTAAAAATCCTGATGTAATGTATGGTACAGCTACCGCTATGGGATTTGCTTTATCAGGATTTTCTAATTCTGCTTTGGCTCTTGTTTGGGGAGCTTTGTTTATAGCAGGAGCAATGACTTTTACTGGCTTAGACAAAAGAATTGCTTTGTTTACATTATCCAAAGTTGGAACTAGTACTAAACGTATTATGATCGGATGTATAGCTGTTACAATCATACTAAGTCTGGCAGTTCCTAGTGCTACTGCAAGAAGTGCTGCGGTAGTTCCTATTATGATGGGCATAATTTCTTCTTTTGGCATCAATAAAAGATCTAATATAGCTGCTGGTATCATGATTGTTGTAGCTCAAGCTACTGGAATATGGAATATAGGTATTAAAACAGCCTCTGCTCAAAATTTATTGACATCTGGTTTTATGACTA includes:
- a CDS encoding PTS sugar transporter subunit IIA, with the translated sequence MNSNFLFNALPIDNILLEMSATSKKRAFENISLFFERKHDISSSAVFKSLLAREKIGSTYIGNNLAIPHGYVYDLKKTIAAFVRLNRPIIFYNQNRQLVNTLMFFLVPLNQAEEHIKILTKLTSNLLDKTTNKILQTEDKKIIYNTIIKQKL
- the rsmI gene encoding 16S rRNA (cytidine(1402)-2'-O)-methyltransferase, which produces MVKDRQISGISVDNIFNSLKQIESQNWPESSLYVVSTPIGNLGDVSLRALYVLSMVDFIAVEDKRVSSILLNYYGIKKPFILAHKHTEKSAANKICEYLEMGNRVAIISDAGSPVISDPGVGVISEVKSCGYSVVPIPGPSAVIAALMGAGIVCSKDTGYSFVGFIPTKHLQRVHVFSSWISTKVPIIMFESPHRILNSLQDFLEVFGPLRFVTIARELTKKFEDIQTFQLKNYHQWISNSFYVKGEFVIILHPNNDDGDVDSDLEHGDELIKSLLSEGLSISQSVKIAAKITGVSRSKLYQRSLLFVSKVTT
- a CDS encoding BON domain-containing protein → MITTKYKRSISVFYRFAVLLTTICCLSSCSLIPIVVGGTAITTISVATDPRNVLSQIDDYTLGLKIRNEINKTLKRHKSKDFSINVNSYNKKVLITGYVNKISDIAMVNKITSSITGNFIIINQLQIRNIPTIYDKSKEKIILSKIKTSFLRDKNIPTNSISVVVDQKKVFLMGIVTKSEGAKAAQITANTKGVDHVIKLFEYIENNK
- the lptB gene encoding LPS export ABC transporter ATP-binding protein — translated: MSTKIESEFQGHLKKTGVLKASNLQKSYNKRLIVQNVSLKLNSGEIIGLLGPNGAGKTTCFYMILGLIQTELGSILIDDIDITKLPIYKRARMGLSYLPQDISVFRELTVEENIRAIVEITETTQRIISNSDIKRITEILLEELDIIHVRNNMAISLSGGERRRLEIARTLATYPKFILLDEPFAGVDPIAVIELQKIITSLKKLGIGILITDHNVRETLGICDRAYIINDGKVLAEGNPDEIILNQDVRKIYLGEHFSL
- a CDS encoding methylated-DNA--[protein]-cysteine S-methyltransferase, with the protein product MKDLFYIDEFTPLGPLRIISSSKFIVSVFFLEKNNDSLNNLVIKNNKLDILQKASLELKQWFCGDRISFDLPLFFEGTCFQKKVWNSLIKIPFGETRSYSDIAIDVGNSNAYRAVGTAIASNPILIFVPCHRVIGSNKTLRGFSSGLWRKKILLSLECYRSKL
- the argB gene encoding acetylglutamate kinase; its protein translation is MSHTPTNNTTIKISSSIKADILSEALPYIRKFHGKTIVVKYGGNAMTDTNLQRSVANDLVLLKLVGLKPVVVHGGGPQINEALNKVGKQGTFIQGMRITDSETMEVVEWVLGGQVQQDIVMMINEFGGKAVGLTGKDGSLIQAKKKMIPSNDNPNELIDIGFVGDVVRIDTSVVRALQNDQFIPIISPIGYGEDGRSYNINADLVAGKLAETLQAEKLIMMTNTPGVLDKKGKLIRTLSSTEIQDLFNDGTISGGMIPKISSSLEATRNGVNSVHIVDGRVPHCLLLELLTDQGVGTMIS
- the hprK gene encoding HPr(Ser) kinase/phosphatase, which encodes MITIQNIILENSNEIEFNWVTGQESSNKPIFSDNKESAVNLVGHLNLIHPGRIQVIGNEELEYYNRLSAAGRMYNVKELITGNVPAILVANNLTIPEDLIEKCSHYNIPLLSTKIDAAQLIDLLRSYIGKKLAPTEIIHGVFLDVFGIGVLIIGESGLGKSELALELISRGHGLIADDAVELFQVSPNVIEGKCPPLLQNLLEVRGLGLLDIKTIYGEIAVRRKMRLKLIVHLLRTVINDNYERLPLQYDIAQDILGVPVRKVMIQVAAGRNLAVIVEAAVRNMILKMRGIDTLEDFMERQAIAILHNQS